From the Ancylothrix sp. D3o genome, one window contains:
- a CDS encoding C39 family peptidase: MKLQDFLGKNIRYDVNAIAADAELSRQIQVRLIDLGFLEPPADGRFGPISSAALNRFQSLMQCQEPGYLGAETSTKLIEAKRTDIPAASPVLEIVKATLLKARPLANSQLSDAEKHSIEQGKKFDLVSYEVVRNHVRVTFRKDSFKNSKIWYLFGEHIKITQQSASKVQQLYPKPKPKTVKLNVPYKSQLDNWYNPTGSCNVTSLAMCLEFLGAARKSKQGQFEDELYQYAERNGLSRHDPYDLARIVKAYGCKDDFTDNATIEEVQDWLADGKPAVIHGYFTSFGHIIVLVGYVDDGFIVHDPYGEWFPDGYRTDLKGAYLNYSYRMIRRTCIPDGSFWVHFISK; encoded by the coding sequence ATGAAATTACAAGACTTTTTGGGCAAAAATATTAGGTATGATGTCAATGCAATCGCTGCCGATGCCGAACTGTCACGTCAGATTCAAGTGCGGCTAATTGATTTAGGTTTCCTTGAACCACCGGCAGACGGTAGATTTGGCCCGATTTCATCAGCAGCTTTGAATCGGTTTCAATCTTTAATGCAATGTCAAGAACCTGGATATTTAGGCGCAGAAACTTCTACGAAATTGATCGAAGCAAAGCGGACAGATATTCCGGCTGCTTCTCCAGTTTTGGAAATTGTTAAAGCTACGCTTTTAAAGGCTAGACCCCTTGCCAACTCTCAATTGAGTGATGCAGAAAAGCACTCGATAGAACAAGGTAAAAAATTTGATCTTGTTTCTTATGAGGTAGTTCGTAATCATGTCCGAGTTACCTTTAGAAAAGATTCTTTCAAAAATTCTAAAATATGGTATCTTTTTGGTGAGCATATAAAAATAACACAGCAATCTGCTAGCAAAGTTCAACAGCTTTATCCGAAACCAAAACCAAAAACAGTTAAGCTAAATGTGCCTTACAAATCGCAGCTTGATAATTGGTATAACCCAACCGGGTCTTGTAATGTCACCTCTTTGGCGATGTGTTTGGAGTTTTTGGGGGCAGCACGCAAGTCAAAGCAGGGGCAATTTGAAGATGAGCTTTATCAATATGCTGAAAGAAATGGTTTAAGCAGACACGATCCTTATGATTTGGCTCGGATTGTGAAAGCTTATGGTTGCAAGGATGATTTTACCGATAATGCAACTATTGAAGAAGTGCAAGACTGGCTGGCTGATGGTAAACCAGCAGTGATACACGGATATTTTACGTCTTTTGGTCACATTATTGTTTTAGTGGGTTATGTCGATGATGGTTTTATAGTCCATGATCCTTATGGGGAGTGGTTTCCGGATGGGTATCGGACAGATTTGAAGGGGGCTTATTTGAATTACTCTTATCGGATGATCCGCCGGACTTGTATTCCAGATGGCAGCTTTTGGGTGCATTTTATTTCTAAGTAA